The Juglans microcarpa x Juglans regia isolate MS1-56 chromosome 2D, Jm3101_v1.0, whole genome shotgun sequence DNA window agatgatatttatagttacaaaatgtatattttttttaaaaaaagttagtaaatatgtgatctatataaaaaaattaattttttaatagttgatcctatctttttataaaaaaattatacgacgCTTGCAcaatttaaaattgtatctaacattacttgaatattatttacttcaaattttttgttttaagaaactcTTTTATAGACATGCCGGatgaaaaacatgaaaaattgatatattaattaatgatatgAATTGATAAATTTAAGAATTTCAAGAGTTGATATATGGATGagctaaaattataaaaaataaaatttaaatgatgattATCTACAAagtttgtgtatatatttataaatagaaaaatacataattttttaataatgaatataatttacTCGGAATTATTTTATCGGCTTTGATATAGTTTGTAATATATGATAGATCCAAGGGTATTTTATCAAGGACATTACGTCACAGCGATGCGCCACGTGGAACGTGAAACTAACGTGTCAACAGTTTTGGCCATGCGAATCACACACCCAGATAACATAATGGTGGGGGCCACTGATGTAGATGGGATCACTTCTATATATTTAgcttaaattgttatttatgtGTTGTACAAATGTGACACGTTGATTAAATGAGTCTGACCTACTacgaaaataattaaattcgaaggtttttatttatttttatatatatatgtaaaaatctttaaataatattgttctaATTTAAAACGCCAAACAAACGCAAGGAAGTCATTTAGGATTAGAAAATATCTAACTTACTGGCACTGTTTGGATTTAGatataagttgaaatgattttaaatgagttaaataaaatattattaaaatattattttttaatattattcttgttttgggatttgaaaaaattaaattatttattatattttgtgtaaaaatttaaaaaaattgtaatgataagataaattgagatgaaatgaaagtattaaagatataaatttttttgtattcagaaatgtgggactcatatgaaaaactttacttttagGATGGGTTCTACTGTattctaaaaggaaaatgatactcatACAAccattttataatcttttacacaatcatgtttttaatttgcaacattttaaaaaaataacttataaaagtaacaacattttacagaaaaatatcctcaattaaaaacaaattatataaagagttgtaaaaacgattgtatgtatatcattaccttttttaaaatgagtaagCGAGACTTGCATGCCTAAGATTATATCAAACATTAATAGACAAACTAATAAGTATGATATACTTATCATTAAAATTAGACCGTCAAAATTATGCTACCTTACTtatattcactcatttttttctattttagttgGTGATGTCGTGTTTCATAGTCTGGGCAACTCCACACTGCTGAGCTCGGCTTGGGTACTGTTTAGATAGAGAATGGGGGCTCGGGGTGCCGTGGTAccttcgatgcctaagttagttaTTGAAATGAAGTGAAAGGGATAAGTATTCCATTAGAAAGAGTGATGAGTGCAAATATGAAAGAGTCTGAACCCCTCCTCTAGCCAGGGGAAGGGGTATTTATACCTGACTGAGGGGATTCCCAAGGTGGAAGTGCTAGATGTACTGCTCCATACTAGGGTTGGGTGTCCCTGCCAACTCCCTACTGTGCAACAGACTTGTCAGACCTAATTGCGGCTGTCACTGACACCTTAGGAGGCACGTTATGGCGTGCCGAGCTCTGGGATGCATTAAATATGGTATGACTCCCTATCATGGCGTGCCTGACTTCGTCCCATTAAATGTGACGTGGTTACGGTCAGGTATGTTCATCCCTCTAACTTGTCCAAATACCAAGATTCAGGAACAGGAGATGTCCCTGACTGTCGGCCAATAGTAGTGTCAGACAATCTGACCCTTTGTCCTCTAGTCTGCGTGCATTGCTCGATTACTCCTCTTCTTGGGCCCTGGCCTAGCCCAACCCTTGTCCTCGGGCCTTGTGGACCGGACCTACTCCTCGGGCTCGGCCCAGGGGATTACTCCCCTCACATTAGTGGTTTTAACTTTTGAGAGTACAATCTCAATTGGAATAGCTTGAAATGCAAAGCAagaaaaaagttagaattttcctttcttgTTATCAGGGAGAATTTAACGGTTATAATATTTCCATCGCATTGCTTGTTTTGCCATCTTTTAACTAAAGAATCTAATCATTTTAAGAAAACAAAGGGCAAGTCCCCTTCGTCCTTCCACCTTTCAAGGATAGCAtcaattttttagataaatccttctttttcttaatcactaattACTCATATACGCAAAACTGACAAGGAGAGATGAACAGAGAAAGGGTCAAATTATCTTAGTTTTATCACCACTCCCATGTTGATATGATTGATTAAACAATATTCAATAGATTCTCAGCAAAGCCTATGGAAGTTTGTtggcaaataataataataataataataatgcaaacTTGTTCATACTGCTAAGATCACCGCGATATTTTTGTGTCTTAAATCTTGTCATCTCCAGTCATACTTGTATATTATAACACGTCTTAAATAACTTGTATTTTAATCACATAAATgacaaaaaacaatataaaatgtcATATAACATGTAACCAATAATAGAATgacaaaatttataattaaaaataacatttctcttataataatattatagatgAACTTTTCCAAGTCTTTTTACCCCCTAGTTTTGGAGACAAATTTATCAATAAGCCACTGATTCTCTCAACATTCAACCAATCTTGTCAAGTTGTCTGGATCaaaagatacattttttttttcccggttCCTTCACATGAATGGAAGGAAAAGAGAACAAAACTTGCACTATGATCCGCCAAGGGTCTTTTGGTCTATGCTACATTTTCTCTCAGCGTGTGTGTTGACTGTTGagtttacatttatatataaaaccatCCCACACCCATGCCACCTCCCAACCCaaggtcaaaaaaaaaaaaaaaaaaaaaatgcaagaaagttGTACATAAACAATatgttctttatttgttttcccattgaaaattacaaaacaataagtaataaatgattgagaaaattgattGAACAAATAAGTAATGTTACAACTACTATACCGCATGACCACTTGCCACTGAATCCTGTAAAGCGTTTCAAAATTGGGGGATATCAATGGACAGCTTCAAGATCTCTTGACGACGGCGGTAGCAAAGTAAGGATGGTGGCCAAACTCAAAAGAAACCTTTAGTGTACGGTCGAGGGCTCCTACCCGGCAAATGACATTCAAGGCAATGCTATTGTGCTCTGCGACTTGCTCTATCTTTCTGAGTTCAGCCAATTTTTCAGGGTCATTGGCAAAACTACTCTTGACCTCCTTTGCAATCCTCTGGGCATCTTTAAAGTAATTATACATGACCAGGGTCTAAGCAGAGTAAGAGAGAGCATTATTTTCAATATGAGGGAGTATGACAACAGAATGTATAGTGTTGACAAAAAACTTACAGAGAAGCGAGCATATGCTGTCGATTCCTTGAATGAGGGGTATGAGATGTGATCAGGAACGCAAGCTTTTTGTAACAGTTCAAAGTGCTGAATAAATCTCTGCAAAAGAAGCAATAGATTGTACATGTTAAATTCAAAACCATGAAGCCAAGTCAAATGAAAGACACAAAAGGCAATCAGGCCACCGAGCTAGTTTTCGTAAGCAAACTAATGAAACTTTGTCAAGACTAATAGGATTAATCAATTTCATATCCAATAATTAGTCCATTTTGTAAAATTCTTGAAGAGGTATCTAAGGAAAGACAGATTGTTTCCTCCATCAAAATCAAGAAGTTTAAAGGGGTGGAAAGACAATTGAAATGGTCTCAATCAGTTTCATAATGATTGCACCATCATGTTTTCCACTTCTTGCTCTAGACTTACAAGTATACATAAAATAGGATTAGAAGCTTCACCTCTTGTTCTGTATTAAAAGGACTTGGACTCTGTACGATCATGTGTTCATTTGCCAAAGCAGCAAGCAGCTGGAAAGATTTGACTGATGAGTAGAACATTTGACTGGAAAATATttaagcaaaacaaaaatactcgAGAATGTGAAAAATCTATTATCACATCCACCACATAGAATGGTCTGTCTGATTAAATCAGAAAGACTCCCCATCATAAACCTGTTCAGTGTAACTTATCAAAGAAAACAACCTGTGCAGAGTAAGGTTCTACCGATCGCAATCACCATAACCCTTCAGAGGTCAGGACGTCAACTTCTACGCCCATGCACCTTAAATAACATTTCCTAGATGTGGTCATCCACATTCttatcatttattaattaaagcAGGCAGAATTACCATTGTGAGCCCTTCAACAAGAAACATTTGGCATTGAACAAACAAGACTGCAGGTGGAATTCGGTATTCCCTGCCCATATCCTTCAGGgaatctctttttttctttgcctttCGTTTACCTGTTCAACAGAAGCACATGATCACATCAAAGGGTATCAGATACTTGGTAGAAATTTTTCAAGGGAGATACAATCACATgcatataacaataaaatttattctgcTTCCAGACAGGAAGAGATGGAACATATTCAGAGGGGCCTGCCAAAGAGTATTTGTCAAACTACAGATCTTCTCCAAACTATTTGTCAAACTCCTTGcctaacaaaaaatatacagtAGTTTAAATGTATGTATACACAAATCTGTTCTACATCCTCATTTTTAAGGTGGGGAGAAAATCTGGGCCTTGTGCATCTTGGTTCATCAAATAATGTAAGTTTCTTATGAAGTATCAAGTGACGATATAACAAGCATACTTACTAGTGTCATTCCTCGTTGCCATCTTAAGATGTGTTTTCTCTGCAAGCTTGATCAAGACAACATAAATATACCAATATACCATGCAATATTCACTTGGGGAATAGAGCTCCAactcaaaacccaaaataagAAAACGGGAAGCCATCCAGTATGTTTGCTCCTCTACCCAAAGGAGGATATGCTGGAATATTTTCACACATATATTCtgcaaaaccaaaataaattttaattgaaaatagaTCCTTCTGTTGAAAGCATCAgcatttaataatacttaacaAAGTTATAAAGAATGAGAATCTTCCCTAAACAAGCAGACAAAGTTAGACACATGGCAGACTGACATACCTCGTCATCTGGAATGCTCGAGACCTCCCCAAAATCTTTTCGAAACACCAGCTCTAGCTGTTTGCCACATAAGAGAAAACATAGATAAATTAACTGCCAAGCATGATACCTCTTGTAGAGCAAACACAATATTcataacttaaataaaaaaaaaatagcagcaCAAGTCTTGCAAAAGGTTAGAACTACCTTAACACAGAATTCATATTTGCTCCTAACAGATATATGATACTTTGAACCATACAAGTAAATATACTATGTTTTTTTCACAAGTGGAGACTATATAGCTTGGATGACTAAATATCATTGATCTAAATGCGGACAGCTCAAATATCAATtaagttatttaaatatatcattttccagggtaaaaatgattttttgaggaCATTTGACTGAACAAGAATGACAATATGATAACTCACAAGACATCAAAATAAGAGACATACCTGTACATAGATAACACGCCAATCTTGAAGCATTTTCCCCAGCTTACGCCTTTGCCACGCAGCATTTGTACATAGAATTTTGAGCATATTGATCACTAACTGTTTAAGTAATGGCAACGCATATATTAGATGAATTCCCTCCTCAAAAAACCAGAAGGATGCTAAAAGCTGTCCCCAAACTCAGCTGCACACAGGCCAAGTGACAACCTAAGTATCATTTACAATGTCTTCTGGCCAAGCCATTAATTCCgattaataacaataatatcCTCATGACAAaagctttattttttctgtGTATTTGATATATAACTTCTCGATAATAGAGCCTTCAATGACCATCCCTAGATTATGGAGACAACCCAAACTGGCAAATAGCATAACTAAATGAGATGGAATTATTATTACTAAATGACTTTGGAATAGACAGCGAAGGCACacataattataccaaaatatcaCATTGCCTTCACCTGTCCTAGTTGCACAATATATTCATTCTTCTGAATGTTATGGTTCTTTGTAACCTCGGGCAATGCTGCAGCTCTGGTGATCACAGCAAATATAGAATCCCGCCCATAAAGTTTCCCATCTTGAAGTAGCAGAAGCTGTTCATAAGTTACCAGAGTTAATAATCCAGTCATACAAAGATAAACACATGGGAATAAGTGTCTGAAGTAAAGTAGGAATCAAAACATTCCAACAAGATGAACATCTGAAacattctaataaaaataatcagcAAAAGATAGAAGCATATACTACATAATAAGGAATTTGTAGTTGAGGCTATAGTATCTCTGCTACCATGCACTTTCCAATGTGCACAATATCTAATTTCTGGTCAATGCTTCATGCAATAGAGTATAGAGTATAAACATCCTACCAGGGCTCTTTGCTTGACTGTGAGCTACCAATCATAATCCACTCCCAAATTTATCTCTGGCTCATACATTCGACAGCATAAGAATTAGCATCACCCTAAACATTTGCTTTAGTTTAATGTAATATGATGGGCTCTCCACCCAATGGCAGTGTGCATTTTCAAAGTTATAATGAACTCAATTATTCCTAATGCAAACAATTAGTGAGCATAAAAACGTCATCTTTTTTCAGTAaaatcattattcttttatcaaGTGGAAATGGAGCCAAATCCCTCCGCTCCCATGCATTTAACCCAATAGAAAAGGAAGAGGTACCAACTTAGCATGCAGAAAAATGTTCGCATGTTTGTTTATATTACATTTCCGCAGGTACAAGGGGCAGTACAACCATAGGAGGGGAGGGCATTTACATGCCTAGAAAACTCAAGAATCTCCCATctgaaaggggaaaaaagaagaaacccTGTTGTCGGGAAAAAGGATTCAATTACCTAAACAGCCTAATACCTAGAAAAAATTACCTAAACAACCTGATACCTATAAATGTTTACCAAAACAACCAAACAATCTCAGTGATCGTCAAAAGCTACAATCCTCAATTAACGAAATCAAAAGGTGGCACATTcatcaaattacaaaaataaaaataaaaaaaagctgGATGCAGTAAAACCAGCCTGAAGATGAGATCTCGCAACCAAATCAGGTTGAGATTTTTGGAACTGAACCACGAACTGCAAAACCCCTTCTAGCAATGGGTCCAAGGAGTAGGAACATAGAATGTCTAGATCATGAAGAAgtttcacaaaatattcaatGGCCTGGAGGAATAGAGAGACAATGATGTCAggaattctttttcttctttttatcaaTAGAGCGAAGGTTTCTACAAATATTGAAGTAAATTACCCGACATATCTGAAGAAATTCTCTACATTCTCACCTTTTTCCAACTAAGAATTTTAATTGCACGAGGTGGAGTAGGAGCAGATAATCTAGAATTTAAGCTGGCATCAAACCCAACTGGTTGACAGCCAGAACCAGTTGTACTATCGTCTAAGACATCCTCACAACTTCCACAGGCACTAGATCTAAGAAATTCTGATGATTTGAGAATGCATTCTAGCTCCAATATGCACGATGATATATGTTTCCTTGCCAACTCCAAACCTCTCCCTTGAGGCCGCCTCATAGACGTAAGAACATGGTAAAAATGCTGAAAACAAAGGAAAGATGCTGACAATACTAATCAAAAGAAATGTAATACTGGTTTTAGTTGATGCAACAGAACAAAGGTAGTAAAAAAGTGCACTATGGTTTTTATACAAATAACTGCTAGAAGAGAACACCAAATAAAGTTAATCATAGGCAAAAATGATTTTAGACAAGGGAGATCCAATTTTTTGCACTCATATGTAGCAGATCAGTGATCTCACACCAGCATTCTCAGAATAATTTACTTAAGCTTAGAAAACATGGAGGCATATAAAGAAAATGGGTGACGAACTGCATTTTCTATCTTTATATAGGAGTAGTATTGACAATAACAAATTAACAACAATGTCAACTAATGTTGACTGGTGCATCTTCTcaagaaattttgtgattgttCAAAGCATCAAAGACATATACAAGATACCACGTACTGACACACATGACTGCAATACAAAAACAATTGAAGGGTTGCTAGTATTCTGAGTTACAGCatataaaacaaatatcatTATGCGTAGgtacaaacatatataaacatacacatattatatatatccatgtgtgtgtgtgatcaTAGATGATACAGGGGTATTGATCTCTATTAATTCCAGGCCTTATAAAGAGTCTACACATGGTAAGACCTTACGAAAGCGTAAGCGGCACAACAATGCTTTGCAGTAGCCCTCTTCCAGATCAAGATTTGTTTGTAATGGCTCTATATCTGCATCAAAATAGCCAGCActtcataaagaaaaatttttctgAACATTTTAACTAACATGTAGGCACACTGGATCTTACAAAGCATGAAGTACTATCaattctaaagaaaaatataatgagTTAAATTTCATATGATTCCGGTGTACATAGGCTATTGGTATTGTTTTCGTCGATATAATCATTATTACTTACCATgatcttttacttatcaaaaatcatcattacttatcaaaaaaattatgagactGGACACTGGCATCAAGAAAACTTGACTATTGCCATATGGCTCAAATAGACACCTTCGTTTGCTACTGAAGCTAGTATAATATTGGTCCAAAGAAAAAAGCATACAATCACCAACATACTGTCAGAAACTCTTTCATGACCACTTCTTATATTTCACAAGGTAGCTACGGCTATGGTCTTACAATTATAATGACAATTGAATTGTTTGCAGTCTTGACAAAAATCttctgcttaaaaaaaaaaaaaaaaaacaaaattagacTCAAACAAGAGATCTAAAAATTACCTTCTAACACTCTTCTTCTTGAGTATTGGGCTTTGCAAGCACGCAATTGGCGAGAAGTTGTTTCTTCAACAGCATTTAGCAAGGATAAGCACTTTTCATCTCCATCCCCATCCAAGGGAAGGCCGTATGCCATTGTAAACAGATCCTCTTcctgaaaaaagaaacaaataaggTCCAATgcattcttttgttttgttttttttttttttttatatcggtaaacaaaatttaaatgatcataaaatagacaaaggTCCAAAGaaacgggacatatacaagtcatcgcctatgcatgctagtttagtgata harbors:
- the LOC121250237 gene encoding N-alpha-acetyltransferase 35, NatC auxiliary subunit isoform X1, which codes for MADNGAQEAAVDISVSARASIPFGDNSLWADVSPLLEAACKDLRDGDLIHGDNFNLFAAMSALEIMDPKMDSGIVCKYYSVDEAIENGAAPVPISFDKTVDVQRAIDIMDHLLACEATWHKGHSLAQTVFSCIYLLRPDRTSSHALLHSYCRVIRATCKAVISVVSDARTHEEEDLFTMAYGLPLDGDGDEKCLSLLNAVEETTSRQLRACKAQYSRRRVLEDIEPLQTNLDLEEGYCKALLCRLRFRKHFYHVLTSMRRPQGRGLELARKHISSCILELECILKSSEFLRSSACGSCEDVLDDSTTGSGCQPVGFDASLNSRLSAPTPPRAIKILSWKKAIEYFVKLLHDLDILCSYSLDPLLEGVLQFVVQFQKSQPDLVARSHLQLLLLQDGKLYGRDSIFAVITRAAALPEVTKNHNIQKNEYIVQLGQLVINMLKILCTNAAWQRRKLGKMLQDWRVIYVQLELVFRKDFGEVSSIPDDENICVKIFQHILLWVEEQTYWMASRFLILGFELELYSPSEYCMVYWYIYVVLIKLAEKTHLKMATRNDTSKRKAKKKRDSLKDMGREYRIPPAVLFVQCQMFLVEGLTMLLAALANEHMIVQSPSPFNTEQERFIQHFELLQKACVPDHISYPSFKESTAYARFSTLVMYNYFKDAQRIAKEVKSSFANDPEKLAELRKIEQVAEHNSIALNVICRVGALDRTLKVSFEFGHHPYFATAVVKRS
- the LOC121250237 gene encoding N-alpha-acetyltransferase 35, NatC auxiliary subunit isoform X2; protein product: MADNGAQEAAVDISVSARASIPFGDNSLWADVSPLLEAACKDLRDGDLIHGDNFNLFAAMSALEIMDPKMDSGIVCKYYSVDEAIENGAAPVPISFDKTVDVQRAIDIMDHLLACEATWHKGHSLAQTVFSCIYLLRPDRTSSHALLHSYCRVIRATCKAVISVVSDARTHEEEDLFTMAYGLPLDGDGDEKCLSLLNAVEETTSRQLRACKAQYSRRRVLEDIEPLQTNLDLEEGYCKALLCRLRFRKHFYHVLTSMRRPQGRGLELARKHISSCILELECILKSSEFLRSSACGSCEDVLDDSTTGSGCQPVGFDASLNSRLSAPTPPRAIKILSWKKAIEYFVKLLHDLDILCSYSLDPLLEGVLQFVVQFQKSQPDLVARSHLQLLLLQDGKLYGRDSIFAVITRAAALPEVTKNHNIQKNEYIVQLGQLVINMLKILCTNAAWQRRKLGKMLQDWRVIYVQLELVFRKDFGEVSSIPDDENICVKIFQHILLWVEEQTYWMASRFLILGFELELYSPSEYCMVYWYIYVVLIKLAEKTHLKMATRNDTSKRKAKKKRDSLKDMGREYRIPPAVLFVQCQMFLVEGLTMLLAALANEHMIVQSPSPFNTEQERFIQHFELLQKACVPDHISYPSFKESTAYARFSMPRGLQRRSRVVLPMTLKNWLNSER